Proteins co-encoded in one Malus sylvestris chromosome 9, drMalSylv7.2, whole genome shotgun sequence genomic window:
- the LOC126583815 gene encoding uncharacterized protein LOC126583815 yields MGRKNKAARSEPVVPAMSRMASTIADRIAQRKGFVMPLVPKSVLRCLLEAKSGSPLERLATMNIDKVDFVAKVARRPTPFTAETDSPARKEETARVVSCEKSTKSASGEVAEIYVLLKLDLLEDMNAYAKFVDDSRKVVCPSSFAKHTTQY; encoded by the coding sequence atgggaagaaaaaataaggctgctagatctgagcctgTTGTGCCtgccatgtcgagaatggctagtacgattgctgataggattgctcagcgtaaaggttttgtcatgcccctagtgccgaagtctgtactaAGATGTCTGTTAGaagctaagtctggttcacctttggagaggcttgctactatgaatATCGATAAGGTGGACTTTGTTGCTAAAGTGGCACGAAGGCCCACTCCCTTTACTGCTGAAACTGATTCGCCTGCTAGGAAGGAGGAGACTGCTCGCGTGgtcagctgtgagaaatccactaagtcTGCTTCTGGGGAGGTTGCTGAGatctatgtgcttttgaaactagatctgcttgaagacatgaATGCttatgccaagtttgttgatgacagtagaaaggttgtttgcccaagttcctttgctaagcatacgacccaatattGA